Below is a window of Methanobrevibacter sp. TMH8 DNA.
CATTAATGGTGAGGATAATGGAAAATAGAAACATACCTAAAAAAGAAGAAAAATTGTGGAGTGAAGTTAAAGGTTATCAAGTTGCTACTAATAATGCACGTATTCTTGGTTCTCTTGATGAACTTGTTATAAATGAAAAAACTGGTAAAATTGTGGATATAGCTATAAAAGTTGAAAATGGCCGCAATGTCCATGTTAAAGGTGCTAAA
It encodes the following:
- a CDS encoding PRC-barrel domain-containing protein, which produces MENRNIPKKEEKLWSEVKGYQVATNNARILGSLDELVINEKTGKIVDIAIKVENGRNVHVKGAK